The proteins below come from a single Eubacterium limosum genomic window:
- a CDS encoding flavodoxin family protein, with protein MKVLSVVGSPRKDGNTAQVVEYLSNNLEGVDQELIYLSDYELHPCLGCMRCVHTNRCVQQDGWDHIQSCLMEADVLILGFPTYYAFSLGFNAMTHVFLERWFALRHLGVKLKLKKIICVVSSGTSPEVAQKGLTDFFVNYHRLPAPEFLNVQTPIACMTCGVGDVCEMSGLALMAQDGIIYTPDMKPDLSKQPEVFEKAAQIAASISALKD; from the coding sequence ATGAAGGTTTTATCGGTTGTTGGTTCTCCTCGCAAGGACGGGAACACCGCCCAGGTCGTTGAGTACCTCTCAAATAATCTGGAGGGTGTCGATCAGGAACTTATTTATCTGAGCGACTACGAACTGCACCCTTGCCTTGGCTGTATGCGCTGTGTCCATACAAACCGCTGTGTACAGCAGGACGGCTGGGATCATATCCAGTCCTGTCTTATGGAGGCAGATGTCCTGATTCTTGGCTTTCCCACCTATTACGCGTTTTCTCTGGGCTTTAACGCCATGACTCATGTTTTTCTGGAGCGCTGGTTTGCTCTGCGCCACCTGGGCGTCAAGCTTAAGCTTAAGAAAATTATTTGTGTGGTTTCCTCCGGTACCAGTCCAGAGGTTGCCCAAAAGGGCCTGACCGACTTTTTCGTCAACTACCACCGTCTGCCGGCGCCGGAGTTTTTAAATGTTCAAACCCCCATCGCCTGTATGACCTGTGGTGTGGGTGATGTCTGCGAAATGAGCGGACTTGCGCTGATGGCGCAGGACGGCATAATCTACACGCCGGATATGAAGCCCGATTTATCCAAGCAGCCCGAGGTTTTTGAAAAAGCCGCCCAGATCGCTGCATCCATCTCTGCGTTAAAGGATTGA
- a CDS encoding aminopeptidase, translating to MQKENLQKLAKLAVRIGVNIQKDQNLVVNSPIECSEFARALAEEAYKAGARDVSINYSDEKFSKIRYTHADLDVFKEVPDWFVAKQNDAVEKGSALISVYADDPDLLKDVDPEKIKTASAAIQSATEAYHMAMMNNECRWCVVSVPTVGWAAKVFPGVEPETAVDMLWESIFKATRADQDDPIAAWHQFNKSFEDKTRFLNHSQFVKFIYKNSLGTDIEVGMPENHIWAGGSEKAADGVEFFPNIPTEEVFSAPHKDKVNGTLVSSHPLVYNGQLIDNFSLTFKDGKVVSYQAETGEEALKNLVEASEGSNYLGEISFVPYHSPISDMDILFDNTLFDENASCHFALGAAYPTCVKDGSSMSVDELKEAGLNYSTTHVDFMVGTEDLSITGIQADGTQVPIFVNGDWAI from the coding sequence ATGCAGAAAGAAAATTTACAAAAGCTGGCTAAACTGGCTGTCCGCATCGGCGTCAACATTCAAAAGGACCAGAACCTGGTCGTCAATTCCCCCATCGAGTGCAGCGAGTTCGCCAGAGCCCTGGCCGAAGAGGCCTACAAAGCCGGCGCCAGAGACGTCAGCATCAATTACAGCGACGAAAAATTCAGCAAAATCCGCTATACCCACGCCGATCTCGACGTGTTTAAGGAAGTGCCCGACTGGTTCGTGGCCAAGCAGAACGACGCCGTCGAAAAAGGCTCAGCCCTCATCTCCGTCTACGCCGACGATCCCGACCTCCTGAAAGACGTTGACCCCGAAAAGATCAAAACCGCCTCAGCCGCTATCCAGAGCGCCACCGAAGCCTACCACATGGCCATGATGAATAATGAGTGCCGCTGGTGCGTAGTCTCCGTGCCCACAGTCGGCTGGGCCGCCAAGGTATTCCCCGGCGTCGAACCCGAAACCGCTGTCGATATGCTCTGGGAGTCTATCTTCAAAGCCACCCGGGCCGACCAGGATGACCCCATTGCTGCCTGGCACCAGTTCAATAAAAGCTTTGAGGATAAAACCCGCTTCCTCAACCACAGCCAGTTTGTCAAATTCATCTATAAAAACAGCCTGGGTACCGACATTGAAGTCGGCATGCCCGAAAACCATATCTGGGCCGGCGGCAGCGAAAAAGCCGCAGACGGCGTCGAGTTCTTCCCCAATATCCCAACCGAGGAAGTGTTCTCCGCCCCGCATAAGGACAAGGTCAACGGCACCCTGGTCAGCTCCCATCCACTCGTCTATAACGGCCAGCTCATCGACAACTTCTCGCTGACCTTTAAAGACGGCAAGGTCGTAAGCTACCAGGCCGAAACCGGCGAAGAAGCCCTCAAAAACCTCGTCGAAGCCAGCGAAGGCTCCAACTACCTGGGTGAGATCTCCTTCGTTCCCTACCACTCTCCCATTTCCGATATGGATATCCTGTTCGACAATACCCTGTTCGACGAAAACGCCTCCTGCCACTTCGCTCTGGGCGCCGCCTACCCCACCTGCGTCAAGGACGGCTCCAGCATGAGCGTGGACGAGCTCAAAGAAGCAGGGCTCAACTACTCCACCACCCACGTCGATTTCATGGTCGGCACCGAAGACCTCAGCATCACCGGCATCCAGGCCGACGGCACACAGGTCCCGATCTTTGTAAACGGCGACTGGGCCATCTAG
- a CDS encoding carboxylesterase/lipase family protein — MNLNFSIIPNAEAPLPPNPTIYPPCGPVTGVFRKNVTSYKGIPFAKPPVGPLRFRPPEPAPAWISPRECFEFSDKCLQFGGILADLPPMYSAIGKSEDCLYLNVWTPATAPGEKRPVYVYVHGGGFATGSGSELMFDGTNMAERGVVVVTFNYRLGAFGFLTLGAMEEESGSAGNFGLLDQIQALKWVRENIEAFGGDPENITLGGESAGAFSVTGLLLSPLAKGLFHRAIVESGSILSIGAFCTRAKGNLAKSIAMGKDFAQIFGADDSPEGLEKLREAPAEAMAYLSMIKADRALPLRFSFWPVFDGVILPKDPMQALKNGDYNAVDLLIGYNTNEATLFFKSNNNFGSYQMMIYDLFGADNAPAVFERFPIEDERKAERQLEAIFTHTGFILGMRIIADYFADAGRNVFFYNFNYDPAILKIVGLDTAHSLELPFVFGNAIGKMRISKISILSDQMQTHWTNFMKTGNPNTGGEYKNMMFWPFYNTRTRQLMVFDKELSNKTMPDADTLDFLQNLLYGEKPYYL; from the coding sequence ATGAATCTGAATTTTAGCATTATCCCCAACGCAGAAGCCCCCCTGCCCCCCAATCCCACCATCTATCCGCCCTGCGGCCCCGTCACCGGCGTTTTCCGAAAAAACGTCACCAGCTACAAGGGCATTCCCTTTGCCAAACCGCCGGTGGGCCCCCTGCGGTTCCGGCCGCCAGAGCCCGCCCCGGCCTGGATCAGCCCGCGCGAATGCTTTGAATTCAGCGATAAATGCCTCCAGTTCGGCGGCATTCTGGCCGATCTCCCGCCCATGTACAGTGCCATCGGAAAAAGCGAGGACTGCCTGTACCTCAACGTCTGGACCCCGGCCACCGCGCCCGGGGAAAAACGCCCCGTTTACGTCTACGTCCACGGCGGCGGCTTTGCCACCGGCTCCGGCTCCGAGCTCATGTTCGACGGCACCAATATGGCCGAGCGGGGCGTGGTGGTCGTTACCTTTAACTACCGCCTCGGCGCCTTCGGCTTTTTAACCCTCGGGGCCATGGAAGAGGAATCCGGCAGCGCGGGCAACTTCGGCCTCCTCGACCAGATCCAGGCGCTGAAGTGGGTGCGGGAAAACATCGAAGCCTTCGGCGGCGATCCCGAAAACATCACCCTGGGCGGCGAATCCGCCGGCGCTTTCAGTGTGACCGGCCTGCTGCTCAGCCCGCTGGCCAAGGGCCTGTTCCACCGGGCCATCGTCGAGAGCGGCTCCATCCTGTCCATCGGAGCCTTCTGCACCCGGGCCAAGGGCAACCTTGCAAAATCCATTGCCATGGGGAAAGACTTTGCCCAGATCTTCGGCGCAGACGACAGCCCAGAGGGGCTTGAAAAACTCCGGGAAGCCCCGGCAGAGGCCATGGCCTACCTGTCCATGATCAAGGCCGACCGCGCCCTGCCCCTGCGCTTTTCCTTCTGGCCCGTATTCGACGGCGTCATCCTGCCAAAAGACCCCATGCAGGCCCTGAAAAACGGCGACTACAACGCCGTCGATCTGCTCATCGGCTACAACACCAACGAGGCCACCCTGTTCTTCAAGAGCAACAACAACTTCGGCTCCTACCAGATGATGATCTATGATCTCTTCGGCGCCGACAACGCCCCAGCTGTGTTTGAACGCTTCCCCATCGAGGACGAGCGCAAAGCCGAACGCCAGCTCGAAGCCATCTTTACCCATACCGGCTTTATTCTGGGCATGCGCATCATCGCCGACTACTTTGCCGACGCCGGGCGCAATGTGTTTTTTTACAACTTTAACTACGATCCCGCAATCCTTAAAATCGTCGGGCTCGACACCGCCCACTCCCTGGAGCTGCCCTTTGTTTTCGGCAACGCCATCGGAAAAATGCGGATCAGCAAAATCAGCATCCTGTCCGACCAGATGCAGACCCACTGGACCAATTTTATGAAAACCGGCAATCCCAATACCGGCGGCGAATACAAAAATATGATGTTCTGGCCCTTCTACAACACCAGAACCCGGCAGCTCATGGTTTTTGACAAGGAGCTTTCCAACAAAACCATGCCCGATGCCGATACCCTCGATTTTTTACAGAATTTACTCTATGGTGAAAAACCCTACTATCTATAA
- a CDS encoding acetate/propionate family kinase has protein sequence MNVLVINCGSSSLKYQLLDMDTETVLAKGLAERIGIDGAVVVHQPAGKDKVKFEQPMETHKEALDIIMAALVDADHGVIKDLKEIDAVGHRTVHGAETFASSVVINDEVIKKMEDCSELAPLHNPANLIGIRACEELLPGVPMVGVFDTAFHQTMPAEAYIYPLPYEMYEKYRIRKYGFHGTSHRFVSLTAAELLGENIGNLKLISCHLGNGASVAAIRYGKCIDTSMGLTPLAGLEMGTRCGDIDPAIIPFLCDKGYTVDQVNTMMNKESGVLGVSGVSSDFRDVEAAAEAGNERAKLALDIFIYRVKTTIGAYVAAMDGVDGIIFTAGLGENSAKDRAAVCSGLKYLGIQLDEEKNSKRGEALVISTPDSRTKVMVIPTNEELMIARDTVELVG, from the coding sequence ATGAATGTACTTGTTATTAATTGCGGTAGCTCATCACTGAAATATCAGTTGCTGGATATGGACACTGAAACAGTGTTGGCAAAAGGTTTAGCTGAGAGAATCGGTATTGACGGCGCTGTTGTGGTTCACCAGCCGGCTGGTAAAGATAAGGTTAAGTTTGAACAGCCAATGGAAACACACAAGGAAGCTCTGGATATTATTATGGCGGCCCTGGTTGACGCGGACCACGGCGTGATCAAGGATCTTAAGGAAATTGACGCTGTCGGTCACAGAACCGTTCACGGCGCTGAAACTTTTGCGAGCTCTGTTGTTATCAATGATGAAGTGATTAAGAAAATGGAAGACTGCTCTGAGCTGGCGCCGCTTCACAATCCTGCCAACTTAATCGGGATTCGTGCCTGTGAAGAACTGCTGCCGGGCGTACCGATGGTCGGCGTGTTTGACACGGCTTTCCACCAGACCATGCCGGCAGAAGCTTATATCTACCCGCTGCCGTATGAAATGTACGAAAAATACAGAATCCGTAAATACGGTTTCCACGGCACCTCCCACCGTTTTGTCAGCCTGACGGCTGCTGAGCTGCTGGGTGAAAACATCGGCAACTTAAAATTAATTTCCTGTCACTTAGGAAACGGCGCGAGTGTGGCTGCGATCCGCTATGGCAAATGTATTGACACTTCCATGGGCTTAACCCCGCTGGCTGGCCTTGAAATGGGTACCCGCTGCGGCGATATTGACCCGGCCATCATTCCTTTCTTATGTGACAAGGGATACACTGTGGATCAGGTTAACACCATGATGAACAAGGAATCCGGCGTGCTGGGCGTTTCCGGCGTAAGCTCGGACTTCCGTGATGTTGAAGCGGCGGCTGAAGCGGGCAATGAACGCGCTAAGCTGGCGCTGGATATCTTTATCTACCGTGTAAAAACCACCATCGGCGCTTATGTAGCGGCCATGGACGGCGTTGACGGCATTATCTTTACAGCCGGCCTGGGTGAAAACTCTGCCAAGGACCGCGCAGCGGTCTGCAGCGGCTTAAAATACCTGGGCATCCAGTTGGACGAAGAAAAGAACAGCAAACGCGGCGAAGCGCTTGTGATCTCGACTCCAGACTCCAGAACCAAGGTAATGGTGATCCCGACCAACGAAGAATTAATGATCGCCCGCGATACCGTTGAATTAGTTGGTTAA
- a CDS encoding tRNA(Met) cytidine acetate ligase, which produces MQTQAIICEYNPFHNGHAYQIQAGKEAAGSTHTLALMSGSVVQRGTFAVADKWLRARTALLSGADLVCELPFCYAAQSAEYFAAGAVKILNATGVCDTLCFGSEAGDLEALSAVAQSLAFETPAFREALKAFLGQGLAFPKARELAFKATYGEKSASYLREPNNILGIEYLKALRRTHSAIRPVTIKRQGNAYHDTQAQSRYASATAIRQLLAAPGAGAQALKPLLPYDPALLLSYLKEARVPWEESYAKALLSQIHSQDLARFRTLPYMEKGLEFKLKKALGASGSYDSIVDTLTSKRAPKSRIRRILMNLSMGFEARDLSRFAAPGFVPCLRVLGFNEKGRALLKAIREQDGLPVITNTRANITRLSPDQRACFDFDARATDLFSLFCEKQYRYHRDYTQNPVIIAEKEAL; this is translated from the coding sequence ATGCAAACCCAGGCCATCATCTGCGAATACAATCCCTTTCACAACGGCCACGCCTACCAGATACAGGCGGGAAAAGAGGCCGCCGGCAGCACCCACACCCTGGCGCTCATGAGCGGAAGCGTGGTCCAGCGGGGCACCTTTGCCGTAGCCGATAAATGGCTGCGCGCCCGCACCGCCCTGCTGTCCGGGGCCGATCTGGTCTGCGAGCTCCCCTTCTGCTACGCCGCCCAGAGCGCCGAGTACTTTGCCGCCGGCGCTGTCAAAATCTTAAACGCCACCGGCGTGTGCGACACCCTCTGCTTTGGCTCCGAGGCCGGCGACCTCGAGGCACTGAGCGCAGTGGCCCAGAGCCTCGCCTTTGAGACGCCCGCCTTCAGGGAGGCCCTCAAGGCCTTTCTCGGCCAGGGCCTGGCCTTTCCAAAGGCCCGGGAGCTTGCTTTTAAAGCCACCTATGGCGAAAAATCCGCATCTTATCTGCGGGAGCCCAACAATATTCTGGGTATAGAATATCTCAAAGCCCTGCGCCGCACCCACAGCGCCATCCGGCCCGTCACCATAAAGCGGCAGGGAAACGCCTACCACGACACCCAGGCCCAGAGCCGCTACGCCAGCGCCACCGCCATCCGGCAGCTGCTGGCCGCCCCCGGCGCTGGCGCCCAGGCGCTAAAACCCCTGCTCCCATACGACCCCGCCCTGCTCTTAAGCTATCTTAAAGAAGCGCGCGTCCCCTGGGAGGAAAGCTACGCCAAGGCCCTGCTCAGCCAGATCCACTCCCAGGATCTGGCCCGCTTCAGAACCCTGCCCTATATGGAGAAAGGCCTCGAATTTAAGCTTAAAAAGGCCTTGGGCGCAAGCGGAAGCTACGACAGCATTGTGGATACCCTTACCTCAAAACGCGCGCCCAAAAGCCGGATACGGCGAATTTTAATGAACCTGTCCATGGGCTTTGAGGCCCGCGATCTCAGCCGCTTCGCAGCCCCCGGCTTTGTGCCCTGCCTCCGGGTTCTGGGCTTTAACGAAAAGGGCCGGGCGCTGCTAAAGGCCATCCGCGAACAGGACGGCCTGCCCGTCATCACCAACACCCGCGCCAATATCACAAGGCTGAGCCCCGACCAGCGCGCCTGCTTCGATTTCGACGCCCGCGCCACCGACCTGTTCAGCCTGTTCTGCGAAAAGCAGTACCGCTACCACCGCGATTACACCCAAAACCCTGTCATCATAGCCGAAAAGGAGGCCTTATGA